Part of the Oncorhynchus mykiss isolate Arlee chromosome 12, USDA_OmykA_1.1, whole genome shotgun sequence genome, caaaccagacagacagaccagaaaaacagaccagacagaccagacaaacagacagaccagacaaacagaccaaaccagacaaacagacagagacagacagacagaccagacaaacaaacagacagaccagacagacagacagacagaccagacaaacaaacagacagaccagacaaacagacagaccaaacagaccagacagaccagacaaacagaccaaaccagacaaacagacagaccgaccatcagaccataccagaccgaaacaggttaacagacagacagaaacaggttaacaaacagacagaaacaggttaacaaacagacagaaacaggttaacaaacagacagaaacaggttaacaaacagacagaaacaggttaacaaactgacagaccagacagacagacagacagacagacagacagacagacagacagaccagacaaacaaacagacagaccagacaaacaaacagacagaccagacaaacaaacagacagaccagacaaacaaacagacagacagaccagacaaacagacagaccaaaccagacagaccagacaaacagaccaaaccagacagacagacagaccgaccatcagaccataccagaccgaaacaggttaacaaacagacagaaacaggttaacaaacagacagaaacaggttaacaaacagaccgaaacaggttaacaaacagaccgaaacaggttaacaaacagacagaaacaggttaacaaacagacagaaacaggttaacaaacagaccgaaacaggttaacaaacagacagaaacaggttaacaaacagacagaaacaggttaacaaacagaccgaaacaggttaacaaacagacagaaacaggttaacagacagatacaggttaaaacagacagaaacaggttaacaaacagacagaaacaggttaacaaacagaccgaaacaggttaacaaacagacagaaacaggttaACAAACAGACCGAAACAGGttaacaaagacagaaacaggttaacaaacagacagaaacaggttaacaaacagacagaaacaggttaACAAACAGACCGAAACAGGttaacaaagacagaaacaggttaacaaacagacagaaacaggttaacaaacagacagaaacaggttaacaaacagacagaaacaggttaACAAAAAAAGTACTTTATTTTTTTACACGTCAGTTTGATTCATGTCCCGAAAAAATAATGCACACTTAAAAACTAGTGCATGTATACAAatataaaataattataataatgcaTACTTACAAATTATATAAATATGTAACAGCACAGTAATGTACTCAATGGTTTAACAGCGTATGTTCTGAGACGGCTTGTTTCCCTAATGGTACCTTATTCCACTTATagagcactacatagggaatagggcccatagtagtgcactacatagggaatagggcccatagtagtgaactacatagggaatagggcccatagtagtgcactacatagggaatagggcccatattagtgcactacatagggaatagggaccatagtagcacactacatagggaatagggcccatagtagtgcactacatagggaatagggcccatagtagcgcactacatagggaatagggaccatagcagcacactacatagggaatagggcccatagtagcacaatacatagggaatagggcccatagtagcacactacatagggaatagggcccatagtagcacactacatagggaatggggACCATAGTagcacactacatagggaatagggcccattgtagtgcactacatggggaatagggcccatagtagtgcactacatagggaatagggaccatagtagcacactacatagggaataaggcccatagtagtgcactacatagggaatagggaccatagtagcacactacatagggaataaggcccatagtagtgcactacatagggaatagggcccatagtagtgcactacatagggaatagggcccatagtagcgcactacatggggaatagggcccatagtagtgcactacatagggaatagggtgaaattTGGGACAACCCCTTACACTCAACAGACAAATCAAAAAGCACGTCTTCTTGATTTATATGAAATAAAACCAAGGCTCAAATGAAGAAGTGAGGCCACAGGAGAGCGACATCAAAGCGTAAGGCCCAGTAGGCTGCTACTGGCTCCATCTTCAGACAACACACCTGCTGTAGTCACTGGATGTCCCAGTGAAAAGCTGCATCTCTAATGGGACCCTATCCCCCCATATGGGCCCCGGTCATTAATGACTTCCTTTCCCCCCATATGGGCCCCGGTCATTAATGACTTCCAATCCCCTCATATGGGCCCCGGTCATTAATGACTTCCTATTCCCccatatggaccctggtcaaatgtagaaTGAGTTGCCACTTGGGACACACACCCCCAGTGAAAATGAGTAGCATGAGTCCATGGACAGAATATATTACTAAGGTGTTTGAGGCTTGAGACTTGctgatcagcctgactaacccaaCACCTTATTGAGACttgatcagcctgactaacccaaCACCTTATTGAGACTTGttgatcagcctgactaacccaaCACCTTATTGAGACTTGTTGATCAGCCTGACTAACACAACACCTTATTGACACTTGttgatcagcctgactaacccaaCACCTTATTGAGACTTGttgatcagcctgactaacccaaCACCTTGACACTTGttgatcagcctgactaacccaaCACCTTATTGAGACTTGTTGATCAGCCTAACCCAACACCTTATTGACACTTGTTGATCAGCCTAACCCAACACCTTATTGACACTTGttgatcagcctgactaacccaaCACCTTATTGACACTTGttgatcagcctgactaacccaaCACCTTATTGACACTTGttgatcagcctgactaacccaaCACCTTATTGAGACTTGTTGATCAGCCTGACTAACACAACACCTTATTGACACTTGttgatcagcctgactaacccaaCACCTTATTGAGACTTGttgatcagcctgactaacccaaCACCTTGACACTTGttgatcagcctgactaacccaaCACCTTATTGAGACTTGTTGATCAGCCTAACCCAACACCTTATTGACACTTGttgatcagcctgactaacccaaCACCTTATTGACACTTGttgatcagcctgactaacccaaCACCTTATTGACACTTGttgatcagcctgactaacccaaCACCTTATTGAGACTTGttgatcagcctgactaacccaaCACCTTATTGACACTTGTTGATCAGCCTGACTAGCCCAACACCTTATTGAGACTTGTTGATCAGCCTGACGAACCCAACACCTTATTGACACTTGttgatcagcctgactaacccaaCACCTTATTGACACTTGttgatcagcctgactaacccaaCACCTTATTGACACTTGctgatcagcctgactaacccaaCACCTTATTGACACTTGttgatcagcctgactaacccaaCACCTTATTGACACTTGttgatcagcctgactaacccaaCACCTTATTGACACTTGctgatcagcctgactaacccaaCACCTTATTGACACTTGttgatcagcctgactaacccaaCACCTTATTGACACTTGttgatcagcctgactaacccaaCACCTTATTGACACTTGttgatcagcctgactaacccaaTAGCGTATGGCTCAAGAGgttcaataatataataacaccTACTAACCAACAGATAAAGTGCCAACAAGGAAAAAGTGGTCTCTGCTGAACGCAGAAGGCTACAGTCAAATTATCCTATATTTggcccaaatgacaccctgttccctataaagtgcactacttttgaactggtcatttagggtgccatttgggatatagcCAGAAGGATATAATAATGTGTATTACATTCATTTAAATAAAGCAGGTTTAAAGCTAGCCAGGTCTCTCCCTAGACTAGTTACTGGTTACAGACAACAGGTCTCTCCCTAAACTAGTTACTGGTTACAGACAACAGGTCTCTCCCTAGACTAGTTACAGACAACAGGTCTCTCCATAGGCTAGTTACTGGTTACAGACAACAGGTCTCTCCCTAGACTAGTTACTGGTTACAGACAACAGGTCTCTCCCTAGACTAGTTACTGGTTACAGACAACAGGTCTCTCCCTAGACTAGTTACTGGTTACAGACAACATGTCTCTCCCTAGACTAGTTATAGGTTACAGACAACAGGTCTCTCCCTAAACTAGTTACAGACAACAGGTCTCTCCATAGGCTAGTTACTGGTTACAGACAACAGGTCTCTCCCTAGACTAGTTACTGGTTACAGACAACAGGTCTCTCCCTAGACTAGTTACTGGTTACAGACAACAGGTCTCTCCCTAGACTAGTTACTGGTTACAGACAACAGGTCTCTCCCTAGACTAGTTACTGGTTACAGacaacatgtctctctccctagaCTAGTTATAGGTTACAGACAACAGGTCTCTCCCTAGACTAGTTACTGGTTACAGACAACAGGTCTCTCCCTAGACTAGTTACTGGTTACAGACAACAGGTCTCTCCCTAGACTAGTTACTGGTTACAGACAACATGTCTCTCCCTAGACTAGTTATAGGTTACAGACAACAGGTCTCTCCCTAGACTAGTTACTGGTTACAGACAACAGGTCTCTCCCTAGACTAGTTACTGGTTACAGACAACAGACTGCAACGCAGGGCTTGGGTCAAGAGAAGTGTGGTGTAGGATGCCGTTTGAGGTGTGGCACTATGGAAAGCAGCGTCTGGGAGGTCAAGGGTCAAAGGCCACCCAGGCAGAGGTCAAGGGTGGGTGACCTCACTCTCTTTAACAGTACTCAACATAGAGGGGGGCGGGATCTGACTGATGGGACAGGTTTCAACAGCCGGCGTCTGTGATTGGACAGATATCCATTCACTCACTCCCTGTGGGGAATAACATTGCACTGTCTGtcaaataaatattcaacctagTCCACCCGGTTCTATTGTAGAGAAAAGATCAGAACATTCAGGTTCCGTTGGagagaacagatcagaacattctGGTTCCCTTGGAAAGAACAGATGAGAACATTCTGGTTACATTGAACACACCAGAACATTCCGGTTCTGCTGGAAGGAACACACTAGAACATTCCGGTTCCGTTAGAGAGAACACACCAGAACATTCCGGTTCTGTTGGAAGGAACACACCAGAACATTCCGGTTCCGATGGGGAGAACAATTCAGAACATTCCAGTTACATTGGATAGAAAAAAAATCAGAATATTCTGATTCTTTCCTCTGATGGCAATAAATGCAAACTGGGGCAGAGACAAAACAGAAATGACTCTTTTATAGTCTCTTAACAGAGTACATCTGCAAAAGCACACAATGCccatttaaaaattaaaaataaacctAGCTGGTATTCTGAGTCTGTTTGACGGAGGAGAGCAGATCAGATGGCCTTCTGATTTCCCACAAATTCTGCAAGATGAAGGGAATCTTGAAAACGTCCAGGCACCCGTTCAAAGGAGAGTTGAACAAACAGAGTTTGGGAGAAACAGTAAGAGTTGTTGGAAGGGATTTGTCCTGGAGAAGTCTTTAgttaagggagggatggagtaacaggagggatttgtcctggagaagtctttagttaagggagggatggagtaacagaagggatttgtcctggagaagtctttagttaagggagggaggagtaacaggagggatttgtcctggagaagtctttagttaagggagggatggagggaggagtaacaggagggatttgtcctggagaagtctttagttaagggagggatggagtaacaggagggatttgtcctggagaagtctttagttaagggagggatggagtaacaggagggatttgtcctggagaagtctttagttaagggagggatggagtaacaggagggatttgtcctggagaagtctttagttaagggagggaggagtaacaggagggatttgtcctggagaagtctttagttaagggagggatggagtaacaggagggatttgtcctggagaagtctttagttaagggagggatggagtaacaggagggatttgtcctggagaagtctttagttaagggagggaggagtaacagaagggatttgtcctggagaagtctttagttaagggagggatggagggaggagtaacaggagggatttgtcctggagaagtctttagttaagggagggatggagggaggagtaacaggagggatttgtccaggagaagtctttagttaagggagggatggagtaacaggagggatttgtcctggagaagtctttagttaagggagggaggagtaacaggagggatttgtcctggagaagtctttagttaagggagggaggagtaacaggagggatttgtcctggagaagtctttagttaagggagggaggagtaacagaagggatttgtcctggagaagtctttagttaagggagggatggagggaggagtaacaggagggatttgtcctggagaagtctttagttaagggagggatggagggaggagtaacaggagggatttgtcctggagaagtctttagttaagggagggatggagggaggagtaacaggagggatttgtcctggagaagtctttagttaagggagggaggagtaacaggagggatttgtcctggagaagtctttagttaagggagggatggagggaggagtaacaggagggatttgtcctggagaagtctttagttaagggagggaggagtaacaggagggatttgtcctggagaagtctttagttaagggagggatggagtaacaggagggatttgtcctggagaagtctttagttaagggagggaggagtaacaggagggatttgtcctggagaagtcttt contains:
- the LOC118937836 gene encoding uncharacterized protein LOC118937836: MFWCVQSIRYWVSQADQQVSIRCWVSQADQQVSIRCWVSQADQQVSIRCWVSQADQQVSIRCWVSQADQQVSIRCWVSQADQQVSIRCWVSQADQQVSIRCWVSQADQQVSIRCWVSQADQQVSIRCWVRQADQQVSIRCWASQADQQVSIRCWVSQADQQVSIRCWVSQADQQVSIRCWVSQADQQVSIRCWVSQADQQVSIRCWVSQADQQVSRCWVSQADQQVSIRCWVSQADQQVSIRCCVSQADQQVSIRCWVSQADQQVSIRCWVSQADQQVSIRCWVSQADQQVSIRCWVSQADQQVSSLKHLSNIFCPWTHATHFHWGCVSQVATHSTFDQGPYGGIGSH